Proteins from a genomic interval of Pseudophryne corroboree isolate aPseCor3 chromosome 4, aPseCor3.hap2, whole genome shotgun sequence:
- the LOC134911130 gene encoding serine/threonine-protein kinase SBK1-like, translating into MQVIHAMKTEEVSDIYQVIKRLGQGSFGRVLLAQDKKTGEPVAIKLVRKDRITLKDFVKELSISISLSGYHGIIATYPMFYNTMDYYIMTQELATAGTLHHLIKTKVGIPEDAVKRCAAQLSRALDYVHGRGLVHMDLKPDNVFLMDRDCYNVKLGDFGLTQKVGKLVSLQSHIIPYMSPEMCDLKPDQYLILSPSVDTWALGILLYNALTGYSPWKEAVEGDTRFHAYVYWQEHIDQVPPPVSWQKFTREALDMFNKLLSCEYSARPSILCVLNYLRCPWTVQYLS; encoded by the exons ATGCAGGTGATTCATGCTATGAAAACAGAAGAGGTTTCTGATATCTACCAGGTCATCAAGCGCCTGGGTCAAGGGAGCTTTGGTAGGGTCTTGCTTGCCCAAGACAAGAAAACAG GGGAACCTGTGGCCATCAAGCTGGTGAGGAAGGACAGAATCACGCTGAAAGATTTTGTCAAAGAGCTTTCCATATCAATTTCTCTCTCCGGCTACCATGGGATCATAGCCACCTACCCAATGTTCTATAACACTATGGACTACTACATCATGACCCAGGAGCTGGCGACTGCAGGGACCCTCCATCACCTTATCAAAACCAAG GTCGGCATTCCAGAGGACGCAGTAAAGCGTTGTGCAGCACAGCTGTCCAGAGCTCTGGATTACGTGCATGGTAGAGGATTGGTACACATGGACCTGAAGCCTGACAACGTGTTCCTCATGGACAGAGACTGCTATAACGTCAAACTGGGCGACTTCGGCTTAACTCAGAAAGTGGGCAAACTTGTGTCATTGCAGTCGCACATTATCCCCTATATGTCCCCGGAGATGTGCGACTTGAAGCCTGATCAGTACTTGATACTTTCTCCCAGTGTTGATACCTGGGCACTTGGCATTCTCCTGTACAATGCATTAACAGGATACAGCCCCTGGAAGGAAGCTGTGGAAGGAGACACAAGGTTCCATGCCTATGTCTACTGGCAGGAGCACATAGACCAAGTTCCTCCACCAGTGTCCTGGCAGAAATTTACAAGAGAAGCCTTAGACATGTTTAACAAACTCCTGTCATGTGAATATTCTGCCCGGCCGTCCATTCTTTGTGTGCTGAACTATCTCCGTTGTCCATGGACAGTTCAATACCTTTCCTGA